In Alkalilimnicola sp. S0819, one genomic interval encodes:
- the pomA gene encoding flagellar motor protein PomA, which produces MDLATLIGLIGAISVIVGAIVVGGSAGTFFNVPSLLIVVGGTVTSTLIKFPVAQFVTAFKTAGRAFSYKSDDPRQLIATTVELAQVARKEGLLALESYEVDNPFLQKGIQLVADGHEPDFVKKVLTQEIDLQIERHEQGENVFRALGDVAPAMGMIGTLIGLVQMLSNMDDPKQIGPAMAIALLTTLYGAVMANAIFLPIADKLGNRNEEERVNRTLILEGLVSIQEGLNPRVIEELLKTYLPGNMRDSLETEAA; this is translated from the coding sequence ATGGATCTGGCTACACTAATCGGGTTGATCGGTGCCATAAGCGTCATCGTCGGGGCGATTGTGGTCGGCGGCAGCGCGGGCACCTTCTTCAATGTTCCCTCGCTGCTCATCGTGGTGGGCGGCACCGTCACTTCCACACTGATCAAGTTTCCCGTTGCGCAGTTCGTTACCGCCTTCAAGACCGCGGGCCGTGCGTTCAGTTACAAGAGCGATGATCCGCGCCAGCTGATCGCCACTACCGTGGAGCTTGCCCAGGTGGCGCGCAAGGAAGGGCTGTTGGCGCTGGAGAGCTACGAGGTGGACAACCCCTTCCTGCAAAAGGGCATCCAGCTGGTAGCCGACGGCCATGAGCCGGATTTCGTCAAGAAGGTACTGACCCAGGAGATCGATCTGCAGATCGAGCGCCACGAGCAGGGCGAGAACGTTTTCCGCGCTCTGGGCGATGTGGCCCCGGCCATGGGCATGATCGGCACCCTGATCGGCCTGGTGCAGATGCTCTCCAATATGGACGACCCCAAGCAGATCGGCCCGGCCATGGCCATCGCCCTGCTGACCACCCTTTACGGCGCGGTGATGGCCAACGCCATCTTCCTGCCGATCGCCGACAAGCTGGGTAACCGCAACGAGGAAGAACGGGTCAATCGGACCCTGATCCTGGAAGGCCTGGTCTCTATCCAGGAAGGCTTGAATCCGCGGGTCATAGAGGAACTGCTGAAGACTTACCTGCCCGGCAACATGCGCGACTCCCTGGAGACGGAGGCGGCCTGA
- a CDS encoding pilus assembly protein MshP produces the protein MRDPQGGFSLVSAIFIIVVLSALGVGVVRVSTSEVVASASHLQGARAYYAARAGLEWGRHRAVNASQCDAASTLNVENFTVRVSCTAQVYQDPQPFTLYWLRATAEQGALDGTRQDLVRRTVRANVLPP, from the coding sequence ATGCGTGACCCACAAGGTGGTTTCTCCCTGGTCAGCGCGATCTTCATCATCGTGGTACTCAGCGCGCTTGGCGTGGGCGTCGTGCGGGTGAGCACCAGCGAGGTGGTGGCCAGCGCGAGCCATCTGCAGGGCGCCCGCGCCTACTACGCCGCTCGCGCCGGGCTGGAGTGGGGCCGGCACCGGGCGGTGAATGCCAGCCAGTGCGACGCCGCCAGCACCCTGAACGTGGAGAATTTCACGGTGCGGGTCAGTTGCACGGCCCAGGTCTACCAGGACCCACAGCCGTTCACCCTGTATTGGTTGCGCGCCACCGCGGAGCAGGGGGCGTTGGACGGCACCCGGCAGGACCTGGTGCGCCGGACCGTGCGGGCGAACGTATTACCGCCCTGA
- a CDS encoding type II secretion system protein encodes MKGAKRGFTLVELIVVIVIAGILATMISSFIARPVQNAALVGSRAALSYAADTALRRMARELATALPNSLRVPGGEGARLEFVPTRDLARYRETPAGPHVNAENRLRFDASDDAFNVYAGNTALASAGNLAAGERLVIYNIPDFEPANGQYQPRIYGDAANERNPGVASRAAGDVGPISLTATGNEFRVDMPAHRFLYRSPRQRIYLATPPVSYYCAAGTLRRVTGYPWQVNQPSFAGQGDVLLDSVESCTFTYQPGNSQRSALVTLEVRLRDNEGQVLHLLRQVHQPNAP; translated from the coding sequence ATGAAGGGGGCTAAGCGGGGTTTCACGCTGGTGGAGCTGATCGTGGTGATCGTCATCGCCGGGATTCTCGCCACCATGATCAGCAGCTTCATCGCCCGGCCGGTGCAGAATGCCGCCCTGGTGGGTTCCCGGGCGGCGCTGAGCTACGCCGCCGACACGGCGCTGCGGCGCATGGCGCGGGAGCTTGCCACCGCCCTGCCCAACAGCCTGCGGGTGCCGGGCGGGGAGGGCGCTCGGCTGGAATTCGTGCCCACCCGGGATCTGGCGCGTTACCGGGAGACTCCCGCCGGGCCCCACGTCAATGCCGAAAACCGCCTGCGCTTCGATGCCAGCGACGATGCCTTCAATGTCTACGCCGGCAATACGGCGCTGGCCAGCGCGGGGAACCTGGCCGCGGGCGAGCGGCTGGTGATCTACAATATTCCCGATTTCGAGCCGGCCAACGGTCAGTATCAGCCGCGCATCTACGGCGATGCGGCCAATGAGCGCAACCCCGGCGTGGCGAGCCGGGCCGCCGGCGACGTGGGCCCCATCAGCCTCACCGCGACCGGCAATGAGTTCCGGGTGGACATGCCCGCTCATCGCTTCCTCTACCGCTCGCCCCGCCAGCGCATCTACCTGGCCACGCCGCCGGTGAGTTACTACTGCGCGGCCGGCACCCTGCGCCGGGTCACCGGCTACCCCTGGCAGGTGAACCAGCCCAGCTTCGCCGGCCAGGGGGATGTGCTGCTGGACAGCGTGGAAAGCTGCACGTTCACCTACCAACCGGGCAACAGCCAGCGCAGCGCCCTGGTGACCCTGGAGGTCCGCCTGCGCGACAACGAAGGCCAGGTGTTGCACCTGCTGCGCCAGGTGCACCAGCCCAATGCCCCCTAG
- a CDS encoding prepilin-type N-terminal cleavage/methylation domain-containing protein: MSICPERARGATLIELIVSIVIISVALTGVLLAINRATRLSVQPMVQAQAVAVAESYLDEILMRAWRDPDDPSDGCASPGAEAGETRDSFDDITDYHGLEIDGRVRNQFGELIQELAAYRVSISISCADLGDITAASGQAARIEVQVRNTALATPVVLRAYRAEAP, from the coding sequence ATGTCTATCTGCCCTGAGCGCGCCCGGGGGGCTACCCTCATCGAGCTGATCGTGAGCATTGTCATTATTTCGGTGGCGCTCACCGGTGTGCTGCTGGCCATCAACCGCGCCACCCGCCTGAGTGTGCAGCCCATGGTGCAGGCCCAGGCCGTGGCCGTGGCCGAGAGCTATCTGGACGAGATCTTGATGCGCGCCTGGCGCGACCCGGACGACCCCAGCGATGGTTGCGCCTCGCCGGGCGCCGAGGCTGGCGAGACGCGCGACAGTTTCGACGACATCACCGACTATCACGGCCTGGAGATCGATGGACGGGTGCGCAACCAGTTCGGCGAGTTGATCCAGGAGTTGGCCGCTTACCGGGTCAGTATCAGTATCAGCTGTGCGGATCTGGGGGATATTACGGCGGCCAGCGGCCAGGCGGCGCGCATCGAGGTGCAGGTGCGCAACACCGCGCTCGCCACGCCGGTGGTGCTGCGCGCATACCGCGCGGAGGCGCCATGA
- a CDS encoding GspH/FimT family pseudopilin, which produces MSAGATNKNRRLSAGPGLARGFTLVELILVLVIIGVIAAVAGSRFAGTRAFDELGSREELASALRYAQRLAIASQCPVTVTIAGGAYSLTVAAENTATATPCDGGNVAVRDPLGSGAYQGQTAPALNATVRFNALGQPEAGGGTVLNVGGRSLRVEEETGYVYLP; this is translated from the coding sequence ATGAGCGCAGGCGCGACCAATAAGAACCGGCGCTTGAGCGCCGGCCCCGGCCTGGCCAGGGGTTTTACGCTGGTGGAGCTGATCCTGGTGTTGGTGATCATCGGTGTGATCGCCGCGGTGGCGGGCAGTCGTTTTGCCGGCACCCGCGCCTTCGATGAGCTGGGCAGCCGGGAGGAACTGGCCTCGGCGCTGCGCTATGCCCAGCGTCTGGCCATCGCCAGCCAGTGTCCGGTGACGGTGACCATTGCCGGCGGTGCGTATAGCCTGACCGTGGCGGCCGAGAATACCGCCACCGCCACGCCCTGCGATGGCGGCAACGTTGCCGTGCGAGACCCGCTGGGCAGCGGTGCCTATCAGGGGCAGACCGCGCCGGCCCTTAACGCGACTGTGCGCTTCAATGCCCTGGGGCAGCCGGAAGCGGGCGGGGGCACCGTGTTGAACGTGGGCGGGCGCAGCCTGCGGGTGGAGGAGGAGACAGGCTATGTCTATCTGCCCTGA
- a CDS encoding O-antigen ligase family protein, whose amino-acid sequence MPGFPPRSLALGLLSGAALLFAVLFNGQRLLLFSAALSCLLLALLTARFLPAPALRGLPRSAAVYTLAALWLWLGASTLWSEVGYLSAIGFWWFGALPLAAALLWQWQPEPRPWRYFMGGVLALGLLLVLWQLWQLRWELEPSGPFLNKNSLAAFLNLILLATLGLLAAGRARGYALIVLLALGLALVGSRGALLGLGAGLAAYSLALTVRRQWRSLGLALVSVLLGLVLGELLTDGLAGARLASLAEPGSAGADRFVIWESAWRMFLERPWLGWGLGTFWVAYPPFRQPADGSGGFYVHNDYLQFAVEAGWPGLLLLTAFSLALLWLGLRYLHRARDTRARTEFAGLWAGLLAVGVHTLFTFNFYILAILLLAGLYVGRLLQLAAVEAVVPVTPLVRPDWLGARAARLVLVLLAAFPLLYFLALGSARYQMQQAQALAEQGQIIAADRRLQRVQRLLPGQDAAHLARAGLMLELLGRGEVPGDSRRQLQQTARALLDRAARANPLRAQVPLMRARLGVLSGDAGAVIESDYRQALALDPLHVEARTAYAVYLLRQGQEARAARVLEAGLAYRYPPHGPVLAYLRLAADVRLARGDEQGAAALRSRADELQSAMLRYAARRTRDFRLLERL is encoded by the coding sequence ATGCCTGGTTTCCCGCCTCGATCCCTGGCCCTGGGCCTGCTGTCCGGCGCCGCGCTGCTGTTCGCCGTGCTGTTCAACGGCCAACGCCTGTTGCTGTTCTCCGCGGCCCTGTCCTGCCTGCTGCTGGCGCTGCTCACCGCTCGCTTCCTGCCCGCGCCCGCCTTGCGGGGCCTGCCCCGCAGCGCCGCGGTGTACACGCTCGCCGCCCTGTGGCTGTGGCTGGGCGCCAGCACGCTGTGGAGCGAGGTGGGGTATCTCAGCGCCATCGGCTTCTGGTGGTTCGGCGCGCTGCCCCTGGCCGCCGCGCTGCTCTGGCAGTGGCAGCCGGAGCCCCGCCCCTGGCGGTACTTCATGGGCGGGGTGCTGGCCCTGGGCTTGCTGCTGGTGCTGTGGCAACTCTGGCAACTGAGATGGGAACTGGAGCCCTCCGGCCCATTCCTGAACAAGAACTCTCTGGCGGCCTTCCTGAACCTGATCCTGCTCGCCACCCTGGGCCTGCTGGCTGCGGGGCGTGCCCGCGGCTATGCGCTGATCGTCCTGCTGGCCCTGGGGCTTGCCCTGGTGGGCAGCCGGGGCGCCTTGCTGGGCCTGGGGGCGGGTTTGGCCGCCTACAGCCTGGCGCTGACCGTTCGTCGCCAGTGGCGGAGCCTGGGCCTGGCCCTCGTCAGCGTGCTGCTGGGGTTGGTGCTGGGGGAGTTGCTGACCGATGGCCTGGCCGGCGCCCGGCTCGCCAGCCTGGCCGAGCCGGGTAGCGCCGGGGCCGATCGCTTCGTGATCTGGGAATCCGCCTGGCGGATGTTCCTGGAGCGGCCCTGGCTGGGCTGGGGCCTGGGCACCTTCTGGGTCGCCTATCCGCCGTTTCGCCAGCCCGCCGACGGCAGCGGCGGCTTCTACGTGCATAACGATTATCTGCAGTTCGCCGTGGAGGCGGGTTGGCCGGGGTTGCTGCTGCTCACGGCCTTCTCCCTGGCTCTGCTGTGGCTGGGGCTGCGTTATCTGCACCGCGCACGGGATACGCGGGCGCGCACGGAATTCGCCGGCCTGTGGGCCGGGCTGCTGGCGGTGGGCGTGCACACCCTGTTCACCTTCAATTTCTACATCCTCGCCATTCTGCTGCTGGCGGGGTTGTACGTCGGGCGCCTGTTGCAACTCGCCGCGGTGGAGGCCGTGGTCCCCGTCACGCCGCTGGTCAGGCCCGACTGGCTGGGTGCCCGCGCCGCGCGCCTGGTGCTGGTGCTCTTGGCCGCCTTCCCGTTGCTGTACTTCCTCGCCCTGGGCAGCGCCCGATACCAGATGCAACAGGCGCAGGCCTTGGCCGAGCAGGGCCAGATCATCGCCGCGGACCGGCGCCTGCAGCGGGTCCAGCGGCTGCTGCCCGGGCAGGATGCCGCCCATCTTGCCCGAGCCGGCCTGATGCTGGAATTGCTGGGGCGCGGCGAGGTGCCCGGCGACAGTCGCCGGCAATTGCAGCAGACCGCCCGTGCCCTGTTGGACCGGGCCGCAAGGGCCAATCCCTTGCGCGCCCAGGTGCCCTTGATGCGCGCCCGGCTCGGGGTTCTCTCCGGCGACGCCGGCGCCGTGATCGAGTCAGATTATCGCCAGGCCCTGGCGCTGGATCCCCTGCATGTGGAGGCGCGCACCGCCTACGCGGTGTATCTTCTACGCCAGGGACAGGAGGCGCGGGCCGCCCGGGTGCTGGAAGCGGGCTTGGCATACCGATACCCGCCCCACGGGCCGGTGCTGGCCTATCTGCGTCTGGCCGCCGATGTTCGCCTTGCGCGGGGCGATGAGCAGGGCGCGGCGGCGCTGCGCTCGCGGGCCGATGAGCTGCAGAGCGCCATGTTGCGCTACGCCGCCCGCCGTACGCGGGATTTTCGCTTGCTGGAGCGTTTATGA
- a CDS encoding pilin, protein MKRVQAGFTLIELVIVIVILGILAATALPRFIDVSEEAHVAAVEGAGGGFASGVQLAHALWFAEGQSGASVNMDGTTVAVNASGWPAGSSNAQCLGSWNGVMSNPPSASGANADYSITGASPCVFTYQGTANMSISYDPSNGQVTVDSDPSS, encoded by the coding sequence ATGAAGCGCGTCCAAGCGGGTTTTACCCTGATCGAACTGGTCATCGTCATCGTCATCCTTGGCATCCTGGCGGCCACCGCCCTGCCGCGGTTCATCGATGTGAGTGAAGAGGCCCACGTGGCCGCCGTGGAAGGTGCCGGTGGCGGCTTCGCCTCCGGCGTGCAGCTGGCTCATGCCCTGTGGTTCGCCGAAGGCCAGAGCGGCGCCAGCGTGAACATGGACGGCACGACGGTAGCGGTGAATGCCAGCGGCTGGCCGGCGGGCAGCAGCAACGCCCAGTGCCTCGGCAGCTGGAACGGTGTGATGAGCAACCCGCCCAGCGCCTCCGGTGCCAATGCGGATTATTCCATCACCGGCGCCAGCCCCTGCGTGTTCACCTACCAGGGCACCGCGAATATGTCGATCAGCTACGATCCGAGCAACGGCCAGGTGACCGTGGACAGCGATCCCAGCAGCTGA
- a CDS encoding prepilin-type N-terminal cleavage/methylation domain-containing protein — MAGPRETRAGAQAGFTLLELVIVVVLVSVLIMFAVDRLAALRVEAERVAMERTLGSLRSAVGLDVAEHILEGRVARLPERAGDNPIGLLQEPPVNYAGAFLGAEPPVPPGSWYFDLGSRELVYLPRAADAIAIEAGDRLRFALRLVYEDRDGDGAFDADNDRIRGLQIVSRTSYSWPTEPMSEGWAGKADVGPRGAAGL, encoded by the coding sequence ATGGCCGGGCCGCGCGAAACACGGGCGGGCGCCCAGGCCGGCTTCACGCTGCTGGAGCTGGTCATCGTCGTGGTGCTGGTGAGTGTGCTCATAATGTTCGCCGTCGACCGCCTGGCCGCGCTGCGGGTGGAGGCGGAGCGGGTGGCCATGGAGCGCACCCTGGGCAGCCTGCGCAGCGCCGTGGGTCTGGATGTCGCCGAGCATATCCTGGAGGGGCGCGTGGCGCGCCTGCCGGAGCGGGCAGGGGACAACCCCATCGGTCTTCTGCAAGAGCCGCCGGTCAATTACGCCGGCGCCTTTCTGGGCGCCGAGCCGCCGGTGCCGCCGGGCAGCTGGTACTTCGACCTGGGGAGCCGCGAGCTGGTCTATTTGCCCCGTGCCGCGGATGCCATCGCCATCGAGGCGGGGGATCGGCTGCGCTTCGCCCTGCGCCTGGTCTACGAGGATCGCGACGGCGACGGGGCCTTCGATGCGGACAATGACCGCATTCGGGGTTTACAGATCGTGTCTCGCACGTCATATTCGTGGCCTACTGAGCCGATGAGTGAAGGCTGGGCAGGGAAGGCCGATGTCGGGCCGCGTGGGGCGGCCGGGCTTTGA
- a CDS encoding type II secretion system F family protein — MAHFHYKARSSRGEFLEGELEAASADAVASQLMDNGITPIDIREKAASGGGLDLSNLQLWERRVSLDELVMFSRQMYTLTRAGVPIIRAMKGLAETAKSTRLKRVLGEITESLESGRALGESLRAHPDVFNSLYVSIIQVGENSGRLEEAFLQIARHLELDKETRERVKTALRYPLMVFVAITAAMFIINLKVIPAFAGVFASFDADLPWATRLLIGTSNFFLAYWVHISVLLVAAVAGLIWYVRTESGEYRWDRYKLRLPVVGNLILRATLARFARSFALSMRSGVPLIQALTVVARAVDNAYVAARVLTMRNGIERGESLTRTAVTSDMFTPLVLQMLAVGEETGRVDDMMQEVAEFYEREVDYDLKRLSAYIEPIMIIAIGIMVLVLALGVFLPMWDLASAARN; from the coding sequence GTGGCGCATTTCCACTACAAGGCCCGGAGCAGCCGGGGCGAGTTCCTGGAGGGCGAACTGGAGGCGGCCTCGGCGGACGCCGTGGCCAGCCAGCTGATGGACAACGGCATCACGCCCATCGATATCCGCGAGAAGGCGGCATCCGGCGGCGGCCTGGATTTGTCGAACCTGCAGCTCTGGGAGCGGCGGGTAAGCCTGGACGAGCTGGTGATGTTCAGCCGCCAGATGTACACGCTCACCCGCGCCGGGGTGCCCATCATCCGCGCCATGAAGGGCCTGGCGGAGACGGCCAAGAGCACACGCCTCAAACGCGTGCTCGGTGAGATCACCGAGAGCCTGGAATCGGGCCGGGCGCTGGGGGAATCCCTGCGCGCCCACCCGGATGTGTTCAACAGCCTGTACGTGAGCATCATCCAGGTGGGGGAGAACTCCGGCCGCCTGGAAGAGGCCTTCCTGCAGATCGCCCGCCACCTGGAGCTGGACAAGGAAACCCGCGAGCGGGTGAAGACGGCGCTGCGTTATCCGCTGATGGTCTTCGTGGCCATCACCGCGGCCATGTTCATCATCAATCTCAAGGTCATTCCCGCTTTCGCCGGGGTGTTCGCCAGTTTCGATGCCGATCTGCCCTGGGCCACACGGCTGTTGATCGGCACCTCGAATTTCTTCCTCGCCTACTGGGTGCATATCAGCGTGCTGCTCGTCGCCGCCGTGGCCGGGCTGATCTGGTACGTGCGCACCGAGTCCGGCGAGTATCGCTGGGATCGCTACAAGCTGCGCCTGCCGGTGGTGGGGAATCTGATCCTGCGCGCGACCCTGGCCCGCTTCGCCCGCTCCTTCGCGCTCTCCATGCGTTCCGGCGTGCCGCTGATCCAGGCGCTCACCGTGGTGGCCCGCGCCGTGGACAACGCCTACGTGGCCGCCCGGGTGCTGACCATGCGCAACGGCATCGAGCGCGGCGAGAGCCTTACCCGCACCGCCGTGACCAGCGATATGTTCACGCCGCTGGTGCTGCAGATGCTTGCCGTGGGCGAGGAAACCGGCCGGGTGGACGACATGATGCAGGAGGTGGCGGAATTCTATGAGCGGGAAGTCGATTACGACCTCAAGCGGCTCAGCGCCTATATCGAGCCCATCATGATCATCGCCATCGGCATCATGGTGCTGGTGCTCGCCCTGGGGGTGTTCCTGCCCATGTGGGATCTGGCCAGCGCGGCGCGCAATTGA
- a CDS encoding GspE/PulE family protein has protein sequence MRKKIRIGDLLVQNKIISEGQLQSALDEQKRSGRKLGRTLIELGYLTEDDLLNFLSQQLAVPFVDLKTYQFRPETVRKLPETHARRYRAIVLDETDEDFLVGMADATDIFAYDELARILRKPVRLAVVRESELLRTVDTVYRRTEEISHLAEELGEELGEDDFDLQQLVENEETANAPVVKLLQTVFEDAVQVGASDIHIEPDEGMLRIRQRVDGVLQEHVMKEHRIAPALVLRLKLMAGLNISEKRLPQDGRFNIKVKGRSVDVRVSTMPVQHGESVVMRLLDQSSGLLNLAQLGMPEEVMRRFRALVRHPHGLVLVTGPTGSGKTTTLYGALSELNEAAKKIITVEDPVEYRLPRINQVQVAERIGLSFAGVLRAALRQDPDIVMVGEMRDQETAEIGLRAAVTGHLVLSTLHTNDAVSTAIRLLDMGAESFLLAASLRGIIAQRLLRRICDSCRQTYEPDAQERAWLRGVVSEDTPLELHRGLGCSHCNNTGYRGRVGVYELLELDGAMTDALRRNDQAAFARAAAANPDYRPLGRVATDYALQGVTSMEEVLRVAGELDTVLDAPTVLDEAAEA, from the coding sequence ATGCGCAAGAAAATCCGAATCGGTGACCTGCTGGTTCAGAACAAGATCATCTCCGAGGGGCAGCTGCAATCGGCGCTCGACGAGCAGAAGCGCAGCGGGCGCAAGCTCGGTCGCACCCTCATCGAGCTGGGGTACCTCACCGAGGATGACCTGCTCAACTTCCTCTCCCAGCAGCTGGCGGTGCCCTTCGTCGATCTGAAGACCTATCAGTTCCGCCCGGAGACGGTGCGCAAGCTGCCCGAGACCCACGCCCGGCGCTACCGGGCCATCGTCCTGGACGAGACCGACGAGGATTTCCTGGTGGGCATGGCCGACGCCACCGATATCTTCGCCTACGACGAACTGGCTCGCATCCTGCGCAAGCCCGTGCGCCTGGCGGTGGTGCGCGAATCCGAGCTGCTGCGCACCGTGGACACGGTCTATCGGCGCACCGAGGAGATCAGCCACCTCGCGGAGGAATTGGGCGAAGAGCTGGGCGAGGACGATTTCGACCTGCAGCAGCTGGTGGAGAACGAGGAAACCGCCAACGCCCCGGTGGTGAAGCTGCTGCAGACCGTGTTCGAGGACGCGGTGCAGGTGGGCGCCTCCGATATCCACATCGAGCCCGACGAGGGCATGCTGCGCATCCGCCAGCGCGTGGACGGCGTGCTCCAGGAGCACGTCATGAAGGAGCACCGCATCGCGCCGGCGCTGGTGCTGCGCCTCAAGCTCATGGCGGGGCTGAATATCTCGGAAAAGCGCCTGCCCCAGGACGGGCGCTTCAACATCAAGGTCAAGGGGCGCAGCGTGGACGTGCGTGTCTCCACCATGCCCGTGCAGCACGGCGAATCCGTGGTCATGCGCCTGCTGGATCAGTCCAGCGGCCTGTTGAACCTGGCGCAATTGGGCATGCCCGAGGAGGTCATGCGCCGCTTCCGCGCCCTGGTGCGCCACCCCCACGGCCTGGTGCTGGTCACCGGCCCCACCGGCTCGGGCAAGACCACCACGCTCTACGGCGCGCTTTCGGAGCTCAACGAGGCGGCCAAGAAGATCATCACCGTGGAAGACCCGGTGGAGTATCGCCTGCCGCGCATCAACCAGGTGCAGGTGGCCGAGCGCATCGGCCTGAGCTTCGCCGGCGTGCTGCGCGCCGCTCTGCGCCAGGACCCGGACATCGTCATGGTCGGTGAGATGCGCGACCAGGAGACCGCCGAGATCGGCCTGCGCGCCGCCGTCACCGGCCATCTGGTGCTCTCCACCCTGCATACCAACGACGCCGTCTCCACCGCCATCCGGCTGCTGGATATGGGGGCGGAGAGCTTCCTGCTCGCCGCCTCCCTGCGCGGCATCATCGCCCAGCGGCTGCTGCGGCGGATCTGCGACAGCTGTCGCCAGACGTATGAGCCCGACGCCCAGGAGCGGGCCTGGCTGCGCGGCGTGGTGAGCGAGGACACCCCGCTGGAGCTGCACCGGGGCCTGGGCTGCAGCCACTGCAACAACACCGGCTACCGGGGGCGCGTGGGTGTCTACGAGCTGCTGGAACTGGACGGCGCCATGACCGATGCCCTGCGCCGCAACGACCAGGCCGCCTTCGCCCGTGCCGCCGCCGCCAACCCCGACTACCGCCCCCTGGGGCGCGTCGCCACGGACTACGCCCTGCAGGGCGTGACCAGCATGGAAGAGGTGCTGCGGGTCGCCGGGGAGCTGGACACGGTGCTGGATGCGCCCACGGTGCTCGACGAGGCGGCGGAGGCCTGA
- a CDS encoding tetratricopeptide repeat protein translates to MSLINDVLRDLERRQRGQSDALAGLRPVQHRSGGARRTLWALLILLLLAAVTGGGWWLWTTAPGAGQQSAAAPEGTATPVVPSAITPAAADGASAIEESRSDPGASRPRAPRQAPAPAPAPRLHTLNARREGEWLRLGLHTDRLLPHRISRGERSLELLLPGAELAAALPDIAALDGRLQTVDLRQGEQGVQLAMSFNEPVRVQAGWERGQDGARLALDIHLPTPAPTPSPRGEPKDAPVATATVLPRHGAPTQGTSTEPTAAARPQASTQQAPHAARATPSGGAAAGGDAAASQARFSKQAAAPTPERRARALLREGDKLLGARRPGAAAGAYREALDWRPGLEAARRGLVDALLRAGREAQAMDELRAALARPALSAAAEADFAARLARLLAARGDTERAVAVLQEHAPARLGDGEYHALLAALLQRGGNYAESARWYQRVLEVDPQRAVWWMGLGLALEGAASYTSAAQAYGAALQADGLGAEAEQFVRERLRALQ, encoded by the coding sequence ATGAGTCTGATCAACGATGTGCTGCGGGACCTGGAGCGCCGCCAGCGGGGGCAGAGCGACGCCCTGGCCGGCCTGCGCCCGGTGCAGCACCGGAGCGGGGGGGCGCGTCGCACCCTATGGGCGCTGCTGATTCTGTTGCTGCTCGCCGCCGTGACCGGCGGTGGCTGGTGGCTGTGGACCACCGCGCCCGGGGCTGGCCAGCAGAGCGCCGCGGCGCCCGAGGGTACGGCGACCCCCGTCGTGCCTTCCGCGATAACTCCGGCCGCTGCCGATGGGGCATCCGCCATTGAAGAGTCGCGCAGCGATCCCGGCGCATCGCGCCCCCGCGCGCCCCGTCAGGCCCCGGCCCCGGCTCCCGCGCCGCGCCTGCATACCTTGAACGCGCGGCGCGAGGGCGAGTGGCTGCGCCTGGGCCTGCACACCGATCGCCTGCTGCCCCACCGCATCAGCCGTGGTGAGCGCAGCCTGGAACTGCTCCTGCCCGGCGCCGAACTGGCTGCCGCGCTACCCGATATCGCCGCCCTGGATGGGCGCCTGCAAACGGTGGACCTGCGCCAGGGGGAGCAGGGCGTGCAACTGGCCATGAGTTTCAACGAGCCGGTGCGGGTGCAGGCGGGCTGGGAGCGCGGTCAGGACGGCGCGCGGCTGGCGCTGGATATCCATCTGCCGACGCCGGCACCGACGCCGTCGCCCCGGGGCGAACCAAAGGACGCGCCGGTTGCCACGGCCACCGTGCTCCCCCGCCATGGTGCGCCCACCCAGGGTACATCCACCGAGCCCACAGCCGCGGCCCGCCCTCAGGCAAGCACGCAGCAGGCGCCGCATGCGGCGCGGGCAACACCCTCCGGCGGGGCCGCCGCGGGCGGCGATGCAGCCGCCAGTCAGGCCCGTTTCAGCAAACAGGCCGCCGCCCCCACGCCGGAACGCCGGGCCCGGGCGCTGCTGCGCGAGGGCGACAAGCTGCTCGGCGCCCGGCGCCCGGGTGCCGCCGCGGGCGCCTACCGCGAAGCGCTGGATTGGCGGCCCGGCCTGGAAGCCGCCCGCCGCGGCCTGGTGGACGCGTTGCTGCGCGCGGGGCGTGAGGCGCAGGCCATGGACGAGCTGCGCGCCGCCCTGGCCCGCCCGGCGCTCTCCGCCGCCGCCGAGGCGGATTTCGCCGCCCGCCTTGCCCGGCTGCTGGCCGCTCGGGGCGACACGGAACGGGCCGTGGCCGTGCTGCAAGAGCATGCCCCGGCGCGCCTGGGCGATGGCGAGTATCATGCCTTGCTCGCCGCGCTGCTCCAGCGCGGCGGCAATTACGCCGAGTCCGCGCGTTGGTACCAACGGGTACTCGAAGTGGATCCGCAACGCGCGGTATGGTGGATGGGCCTGGGGCTCGCGCTGGAAGGGGCGGCGAGCTACACGTCGGCGGCACAGGCCTACGGGGCAGCGCTACAGGCCGACGGCCTGGGCGCGGAAGCGGAACAATTTGTCAGGGAGCGCCTGCGGGCGCTGCAGTGA